GTTTCAAACCCCTGATGTTTATAGTTTACCAGATGGGAATGCCGTGGCGATCGCCGTTCCTGCCCCGACTTTGGCTTCTGGTTCCCCTAGTCAAAATCGTGGTACAGTTGTAATTGATCCCGGACATGGAGGTAGGGATCCTGGAGCCATTGGTATTGGGGGAGTACAGGAAAAAGGAATTGTTTTAGAAATTTCTCAGGAAACGGCACGGGTTTTGAGACAGGGGGGTTATCAAGTGGTGATGATGCGCACCAGTGATGTTTTTGTTTCCCTTGAACAACGGGCAACACTGGCAAATAATAGTAATGGGGATGTTTTTGTTAGTATTCATGCCAACGCTGTGGGGGGCAATCGTCCTGAAGTCAATGGCTTAGAAACTTACTATTTTCAAACAGGAAGACTTTTAGCCCATACTATCCATCGTAATATTTTACGTCGCTTGAATGTGCGCGATCGCAATGTACGCCAAGCCAGATTTTATGTACTTCGTCATACAACTATGCCAGCGGTATTGGTGGAGGTTGGTTTTTTGACGGGTTCTATTGATAATCGTAATTTATCTAATCCTAGTTATCGTCGCCAGATGGGAGAGGCGATCGCCCATGGTATTATGGAGTACCTAAGATAATTGACGTTATCCTTACTTTCTATTATGGGAATTGGTGCGATCGCACATCATTGGCATATTCAGTGACAGATTGAGAAATAATGGTTTTTAAATTGGTATAAACCTTGGCAAAGGGGGGAACCTTGGAGGATAAACCCAACAAATCCGCTGTCACCAATACCTGTCCATCACAGTCTTTTCCTGCACCGATACCAATGGTGGGAATGGAAAGGCTATCGGTAATTTTTTGGGCTAAGTCGGCGGTAATATGTTCCAATACTATGGCAAATGCCCCTGCTTTTTCTAAAGCCATCGCTTGATTAAAGATGGTTTCTTGGGCGATGGCACTTTTGCCCTGTTGCTTATAACCCAAAACCCTTACAGACTGAGGGGTTAAGCCCACATGACCCATTACAGGGATACCAATTTCCGTTAACCTACTCACTGTTTCCACCATGGCAGGATAACCCCCCTCTAGTTTTACCGCATCCGCATTGGTTTCCTTGATAATTTTTCCTGCCGACTCAATGGCTTGAGATATGGAAGTTTGATAGGTCAAAAAAGGCAAATCGCATACCACAAAAGAACGTTTTACCCCACGACACACCGCCTGAGTATGGTGTATCATCTCCTCAAGGGTAATGGGTAGGGTGTTATCATGCCCCAAAGCCACCATTGCTAAGGAATCCCCCACCAAAATTAAGTCAATGTCCCCTTGATCAAGCAAAGAGGCGATCGCATAATCCCACGCCGTTAAGCAGACAATGGGCTTTTTTTCCTGTTTCCACTGACATAATTTTTGAATAGTGACTTTCATCCGTTAAATAATTGATAATAAAAAATGGGTAATTGATAGTTTTACGAGTGGTATTGCTTAAGTTAGATCTACAATCTGACTGGATACTTCAAATATTACCACTATTGCCCATTCCCTATTCCCCATTGCCCGCCTAAACTTACAATTATCGCTACATTTCTGATTTTATTGTTTAGAATTGTTACAAAAATCCCCTTTTTTCTTATGGTTGAAAGGTTATTAGGGTATTATAAAGATAGGTTATTAATAATGGAAATCTGTACTTTTAATTTTAAAAAAGTTTAGCCTCCCATTGTCTAAATGATAACATGCCGTTCAACCCGGAACAATAAAAACGCCCCGAAAAAGGAAAAATCGTAACATATCTTGACAAAATCCACAGCCAAGATAGATGTGAACTCCTAACCATTTTCCTGATAAATTAATGGCAGTAAAAGAATAAAGCAATCAAACTGAATTATTTATGAGTATTATAAAAATCTCTACAACCCCTTTTGACGATCAAAAACCGGGGACATCAGGACTACGTAAAGCCGTCACCGTATTCCAAAAATCCCACTATTTAGAAAACTTTGTTCAATCAATTTTTGACAGTCTGCCCGAACTAAAAGGAAAAACCCTCGTGCTAGGGGGAGATGGACGTTATTATAACCGTCAAGCCATTCAAACCATCCTCAAAATGGCATCCGCCAATGGTGTAGGGCGTGTTTTAGTTGGTTGTGATGGTATTTTATCCACCCCCGCCGCCTCCTGCCTAATTCGTGGTAACAACGCCTATGGTGGCATCATCCTTTCCGCTTCCCATAACCCTGGAGGAGAAAACGGTGACTTTGGCATCAAATATAACGTTACCAATGGTGGCCCAGCGCCCGAAAAAGTAACCGAGGCAATTTACCAGCGCACCCTAACCATCCAAGAATACTTTATCCTCGAATCAGCGGACATCAACCTGAGTAACCAAGGTTCATTTAAACTGGGTGATATGGATGTGGAAGTAGTGGATTCCGTTAAACCCTACATTGAATTAATGGAGTCTCTTTTTGACTTTGATTTGATCAAAAAAATGCTCACTGGTGGTCAGTTCAAAATGTGTATGGATTCCCTCCATGCCGTGACAGGACCCTATGCCAAAGCAATTTTTGAGCAAAAACTAGGGGCAACGGAAGGAACCGTAATTAACGGCACTCCCCTAGAGGATTTTGGGGGTGGACATCCTGACCCCAATTTGGTTTATGCTAAGGGATTGGTGGATATTCTGTTTGGGGATAATGCCCCCGATTTTGGTGCTGCTTCCGATGGTGATGGCGATCGCAACATGATTTTAGGCAAACATTTCTTTGTCAACCCTAGTGATAGTTTAGCCGTGATTACCGCCAACGCCCACCTCGTCAAGGGCTACAAAGACGGATTAGCAGGGGTTGCCCGTTCCATGCCCACCAGCGCCGCTGTGGATAGGGTAGCCGAAAAACTAGGTATCGACTGTTACGAAACCCCCACAGGTTGGAAATTCTTTGGTAATCTCTTGGATGCCAACAAAGCCACCATTTGCGGAGAGGAAAGTTTCGGTACTAGCTCTAATCATATCAGAGAAAAAGATGGACTCTGGGCGGTGCTCTTCTGGTTAAACATCCTTGCAGTGAGGGGAGAATCCGTGGAGCAAATCGTCAAATCCCACTGGCAAACCTACGGGCGTAACTTCTATTCTCGTCACGACTACGAGGAAGTAGCCACCGAAGGCGCCAATGAATTGGTCAATCAACTACGCAGTCAATTTGATACCCTCGTAAGTAAAACCTATGGTAAATATACCGTTCAATATGCTGATGATTTTAGTTACACTGATCCTGTAGATGGTAGCATATCAGAAAAACAAGGGGTTCGTATCGGCTTTAGCGATGGTTCAAGGATCATTTTCCGTCTTTCTGGTACAGGTACAAAAGGCGCCACGGTGAGGGTATATTTAGAAAGTTATGAACCTGATAGCAATAAGCAAGATTTAGACACCCAGGAGGCGCTCGGGGATTTAATTCAGGTAGCCGAAGAGATTGCCCACATCAAGAAATATACCAACAGAGATAAACCCACCGTAATTACCTAATGATCAATAACCCAGCGCTTTGATGCACCCCTGCCAAGTTTGGGGAAGTAATATGAAATATGAAAGTCCCCCAGAATTGGGGGATTTAGGGTGCTACCCATCGCTTTGATGCCCAAGTTTGGGGGGGGGAAATGCAAAAGTCCCCCAGCATTGGGAGAAGTGAGTGGTTAACCTATCAAAGTTTCTAATTTTGCCAAAACTTCATTAATAAGTGAAGACGGGGATTCTTCGACAAAAGTAGTTTGTCTAGCAACACAATCAACTGCCCTAATTTGATCAACTAAAACAACTCCATGGGTTTGCATTTGTGAAGGTAATTTAACCTCAAAAACCCATCCTTTTTGACGACTGGTAATCGGACAAATTAAAATAATTTTGGAAATTTGATTATAGGCAATAGGTGATATAACAAGAGCAGGACGATAACCTGATTGTTCGCTACCAGTACGGGGGTTCAATTCGAGTTTAACAATATCACCACGTTGGGGAATGCGATTATCAACTTTTACCAAATTTCTTCTCCGATTGTGTCACCCCAATCTAATTCATCATGTTGCATTTCAGGGGTAACATTTTTTAATAATTCTTCTAGGGTATATTTTGGTTTGGCAGGGGTAAGAATAATTTTATTATCTTCAATGGAAATATTTAATAATTCTCCTTCTTGTAAGTTAACCTGTTGAGTTATGGTTTGAGGAAGTCTAATGCCTAATGAATTCCCCCACATACTTATCTTCTGGGTAATCATTTTTTTTGCTCCAGACAAAATGTTTATACATTAAATATATCATTTGACGATAAAAGGGGAGATTAGCAATAACGATAAATTTTATCCCGAACTCAGGTTAATTAAACTCCAAAAATCACGAGGTTTGAGAATTAATACATCTTGAATAGGATTCAAAACTAATAAATCATCATCACCAGTAATTAGGTAAGAAGCATTACCATTTAAAGCTAAATCGATAAATTTATTATCTTTCTCATCTCGACATAAATTAACTCTTTGAATAATTGGCACACAATGCCAGTTTATTTTTATTCGCTCTGATAATCCATCAATCTCTTTTGGCGTAATATATTTAGCAAATTTAGTTCTACTTAAAACAGATGACAACTCGCTTAACGTATCATGAGAATACAGAATAATTCCTCTATTTTCCCCCCAATTTAACACCTGCGCAGGAATAGAATTAGGGGCAAGAATAGAACTAATAAGAATATTAGTATCTAAAACTAAGCGAATGGAGAAGTCAATCATCTACTAATAATTCTTGTAGTTTATCCTCCGTTAAACCCTTTTCTAAGGCTCGGTTGCCAATATCTGCTCTAAATTGTTGAAATTCTTGAAGATTGATGCTGGTAATTCTTTGATAATCTTCCATCGACATAATAACTGCAACATCACGATTTTGTTTTTGTATGGTGATGGGTTCACGTTGTGCTTGATTAATGATATTGCCGAAGGTTTGTTTCGCTTCTGTGGCAGAGACAAATCGCATAATTTATCGGGGCATTAGCAATGTTTATTATTATTTTATTGTAAGTGAAATAGATAAAATAGACAAAATGAATGATTACTTCTTATGAGGTGCAGGGAGAATAAAATATGGAAGTCCCCCAGAATTGGGGGATTTAGGGGGCTAACCCAGCGCTTTGATGCGCGCCCCCCCCGCATACTTTCTCCATGAGCTTTGGTATAATGAGCATAAATATATTGAACTCCAAAAGTGCCGACAGTACTATATATCAAAGGTTGAGGATTATTCTTTTATGCCAATGAAGGAAATGAACCAATGCACATCCATTGTCAAAAAGGTGATATGGAATGTAAGTATTGGCTAAATCCAGAAATGTTTGAAATCCAAGAGGCTTATTCTTATGAGATGAATAAAAACAGTGTTAGGGAAATTAGAAAATTGACATACTCACCCGTTAAGCTAACGCTGTAACGGGCGATTCTGAACAGCCAATTGCTTGACCATTTATCCACTCAAACAACGATAGTTGCAGAGGGTTGCTAGGCTCAACGACTAACGCCATTGATTTCTCCCGTTTTTTAGACGAATCTGTTAATTCAGATTTAGCCGTAACTTTCTGATTATCCACCAGTAGCTTGGATGGACTAATTCCAAGTATTTCTAGTCCTTTCATTCCAATATTTACACTTGCCTGATTGTCTGCATCCGCAATGAATCCGCAATTAGTACAAACAAACTTTTCTTTATTCCTACTAGCGGAGTCAACATGACCACAATTTGAGCAAGTTTGTGATGTAAATTTAGGGTTAACTTCAGTTACAATACAACCAAACTTCTCAGCTACCTGTTGTATTTTTAATACCAATTCACCCCAAGAACAATCACGAATCAATCTATTTAATGCTCTTTTTGCTGATTGACTATTTCTTAAATATTTACCGTTTTCATCTTGTTTAGGTTTACATCTTTTGCTCATTCCTTGGATGTTTAAATCTTCCAGAACAATGACATCAGCTAACCTAGTTAAATGGTGGGCAATATTCCATTGATAGTTAGTTCTCCTATTAACTATTTTTTGGTCAATTCTTGCCAAATTTTGATATGCTTTTTTTTGATTTTTAGAACCTTTCTTTTTACGACTAGCTCTACGTTGTCTAATAGTTTTAGTGCGTTCTAATTGCTTTTCAAAGTTCGGGTTTTTAATCTGTTCTCCATTACTTAATGCCAACAATTTCTTTATTCCCAAATCAACCCCTATTACAGATTTTACTTGGTCTAAATCTTTTGGTTGTGATTGTGGAATAGATTTATCCTCAAGGGTAATAGAGACATACCACCCATCTGCTTTTTGCCTAACTGTGACCGAACGTAAACTAAACCCTTCGGGTATTTGACGAGACTGAAAAAATCTCATCCAACCGATAGAAGGAAGATAGATTTTATTGCCTTTTAATTTTACTTGATTAGGCGGATAGTTAAAACTTTTAAACCGTTGTCTAGTTTTAAATTTAGGGTATCCTCTCCCATCAAAAAAGTTCTTAAATGCTGTGTCTAATTTACGCAAATTTTGCTGTAAAACTGTTGAATGGATTTGTTTATACCAACTCCGAGTTTTCTTTAAATTTGGCAATTCTGACGACTGTATCTCGTAGGCACTCCGTTTTTTATCTCCCTTAAAAGGTTCTCCTAAGTTCGAGTTTTTAGACACTGAACAAGTCAATGGACAACATTCTGCTTTTGTCCTTAAATCACAGTAATTCCCTAGCTTAGGTTGCTTTACTTGGTCATAGCTTTCAATTCTATCTCTAAGACAAAAATTGTAATGAGAGCGAAGCATATCAAGCCAATTCGCCATCATTTGTTGCTGATAGCTACTTGGTTTTAACTTGTACTTATATGCTTTGTTCATTTTTTTTGTTATCCTAAAGATATATTTATTATATCTTTTTTATAGAAACATGGTTAAAAAAACTCAAATTAATTTAAAGTTGCCTGAGTTTGAATATCGGGTGTTGGAAGATTACTGTCAAAGAACAGGGAGGTCTAAAACAGAGATTTTAAGAGAGTTTATTCGTTCTCTCGAAAACTCTGGGAAGTAAGGACTCGCTGTCGCTCGATTTGTTTATCGGTTCGTTTACATCCCCCGTTGATTTCAGTGGGTATTTTTTCGGGAGAAATTCAAAGGGGGTCTTTCACTCACATTTAAGATAACTTATCAAAACTTGGATGATCTTATTGAAGCGTGGATCAACTTTCACGGAGAATAAATAATGGAAAAACTACATCACATCGAAAAAATTGAATTTCATAATGATTATTTAATATTATCCGTAGATAATAAGCACTATTCTTTTCCTCTTTCTGAAATATCCCAAAAATTGCTAAATGCCACAGAAATCGAGCGAAATCTTTATAGAGTATCGGCTTCTGGTTATGGTATCCATTGGTTAACTCTTGATGAAGATTTATCCATTGATGGTTTACTCAAACTAAGGCAATATGACCAGCCCAGCGCCCTGCTACAATAATGATGTTGTCGTGGCAGTTGTAACTTCCGCAAAACCCAGAACCATTACAGATGTGGTTCTACAGCAATGGCAAGAAAGTGGTTTAAAAGTCCCCCAGAATTGGGGGATTTAGGGGGCTACCCACCGCTCTGATGCCACCCTGCCCCCCAAGTTTGGGGGGAGAAATACAAGAGGTTTCCAAAGGAGATTTAGGGGGTTACCCATCGCTTTGATGCCCCCCTGCCCCCAAGTTTGGGGGGAGAAATGCAAGAGGTTTTCAAAGGGGATTTAGGGGGCTACCCACCGCTCTGATGCCACCCTGCCCCCCAAGTTTGGGGGGAGAAATGCAAGAGGTTTTCAAAAGGGATTTAGGGGGCTACCCATCGCTCTGATGCCCCCCTGCCCCCCCAAGTTTGGGGAGAGAAATGCAAGAGTGTTTATGGTGCTAAACTCTGTAAGTCATCACAATAACGGCTAATTTGGATAATGACTTTATCAATATTATTCAGTACTTCCTCGTTCTTGAAGCGGATTACTCGATAACCATGCTCTGCCAGTTTTTCTGTTCTACATTGGTCATATTCTTGTCTATCATCATGATAACTACCGTCTATCTCAATTACTAATTTTATGGAGGGGCAGTAAAAATCTAAGATAAAATCACCTACTGGATGCTGACAACGAAATTTTAAGCCATGGACTTGTTTATTACGTAGTCTTTCCCACAGGGCTTTTTCTGCCGGGGTTAATTGGTGTCTCAATCTCTTTGCCGCTTCTCTGACTTCGGGTGTTGTCCCCCTAATGAAGTTCATGATTTTCTGCTTATCAATTACGTTAATTATTTTAGATTATAAAATCAAAAAAGTCCCCCAGAATTCGGGGATTTAGGGGCTACCCACCGCTTTGATGCCCCCCCTGCCCCCCAAGTGTGGGGTGAGAAATGAAAAAGTCCTCCCTACCTCTCCTCTTATTAATCTTTCTCATGATATTTTTCCCGCAGGAGTTAATCAGTATCTTGTTTGTTTGAGGGCTTCTTTTATTTGTCCCTTATAAAACCAATTATTTTTTACGGTAATTAATTCATAAAACAAAAAAATTCCCCCGGTTATGAGGGAATTAACTTAGTATTTATCGTTATAAATATCCTGAACTCTAAAGGAGATTTAAAATTACACTGTTAGCATCAACCACAGTAGCAACTCCAGTTCCAGAATCAGCTAAGAAGCCACGACCAGCAACTTCTGCATCAATACCAGAGTATGCGGCACGTCTTGCAGTTGTATCAAGAGCATTGGTAAAGATGTTGGCACTTTGGATTCTATTGTTTAAAGTCTGGATGTCAGTTCCTTCAGCACCTAAAGCAATCTCGAGAGCTGCACTAGCAAGAGTTACACTGCCATTGTCTAACTGTTCAGACCAGAAAGCTAAACCAGTGGCATCAGCATTTCTGCTAAAGCTGAACTGATAAATTTGATTAATCATGGCATTACCCATTAAGTTACCAAAGATGCTTTGAGCTTCGGTAGAATTACCAAAATCATTAACAATGGCATTATAAGCAGTTAGGGCATCACCTTCTAAAACGTCACCACTCTTAGGAGAGTAGCTGATACCAGCATCCCCTAATACGCCATTCCAGAATTCTAAACCAGCAGGATCTCCTGGGCGACCGTAGTAGGCAACATAAGCAAGTTGTGCGCTAGTTCCATCAAGAGTCAAAGGTGCTAATCCAGAAGTATCGACGATTTGAGTGCTACGATCTAATTCGTCAATAATTATTCTTTGACCTGCAGCTTCCACAGTAAACGCATAGTTGAAAGAACGGAAAGAATCAGTATTGTTTTGATTAAAGAAGGGATTTAGTCCTGTAACAATAATACCATCATCTAAAAATTCTCCCACATCGCCACCATTAATGGTGAGAGTAATTGAGGCTGTACTAGGGCTAGTAGCAACAAAAGTTACATTCGATCCACCTGGGGTATTATTAGAAAATTGGATTATTTCCCCAGTTCTCGCATTTTTTAGGGCAAAAGCTGGAGCACCTTGACCATTTTGACCAGTTGTGTTAAATACATCAGCATTGGCAGTTATTGTAGAACGAATAATAATCTCTGAGGTATCAAAATCAGGATCTATGTCCGTAAAAGTAACTCGTGCTTGGTCAGCAGCATAGACGGGTTCACTACCAAATAATCCCACAAGAAAGTTATCATTTCTATTTAAAGAACCACTGAAAGATGCTATGTCATTGGCTGCAGCTCTTTGAATCCTAGAATAGTTGATTCTGCTAAAAGTATTAAAAGAATCAGGACTGGAAAGCTGATATGCGAAACTCTCATCACCCAACTCATCCCCAAAATCTAGGGCACCTAGAGTTCCCGTTCCTCCTTCCAGAGCCGTCAATACAAGTCGATAGGTTCTACCAGCACTTAAAGCACTGCTGGGTACAATAAATTCCGCAAAGTTGTTGTCCAAAACAATTCTAGAGGATGGATTTATACCCCCAGAGTTAACAACTTCTCCTGTTGCGGTGTCGACTACTGCATAGGCAATATTCTTTTCGTTCAGATCAGAAGAAGTAAATTGAAATCTCTTACTACCAACACTGTCACTGGTAATGGAGAATTCAAACTCATCTATAGGTAATATTCCCTGACCTGTAGCAGTAGAAAAGTCGGGTCCTGGAGCATCAGGAATAGCGGCTAAAAAATCTGTGCTTTCAAAAGTTCCGTTTAATGAAATCATTGGTTTTCTTTAAGTTATTTCAAGAAGTTGATCTGTATTTTTAGACTAAAAATTATTCTGACTAATATTATCATAGTTATCAAAAACTTGTCAATATTTTTCAGAATGGAGTTAAAACTTATTATAATGACTGAAATCTAAAGATTTGAGCCTAATTTAAAAACATATTTTATAATCATATCTTGACCTTTTTTAAGAGTAAGATATGAACGTTTTTAATTACTTTTTTAAAAGTATTTTTGTTTAACTCCTCACACGCTCCTAAATATTAAGAGATGTTCTATTACGATTAAGATTATAGCGATAATAACCGAAAATGATACATTTATTTCAAAAAATATATATTTTCTTGGTTTTTATTATGCCCTCTCATTATCAATGCCTATCATGATACATAAAATGTAATATTTGTTCCCACTTTTTTTTATTTTGGTGGGGGAGCATCAGGGCGTTGGTTTTGCCCCCTAAATCCCCAAACTTGAGGGTCAGGGAAGGCATTAGGGCGTCGGGTTCGCCCCCTAAATCCCCCAATTCTGGGGGACTTTGATGGTTTAAGGCGATCTTATTGATGGATTAAAGGGCGATCGCGCTTAGGATAATTTGAGAGTATTTATGTATTGCTCCCCCCAAACTTGGGGGGCAGGGGGCATCGGAGCGTTGGGTTTGCCCCCTAAATCCCCCAAACTTGACGGTCAGGGAAGGCATTAGGGCGTTGGGTTTGCCCCCTAAATCCCCCAATTCTGGGGGACTTTAATGGTTTAAGATGATCTTGTTGGTAGGTTAAAGGGCGATCGATTATCAGGTTATTCTCATTGTGAGTATGATAGAGAAAAAACCCATTTAGAACTAAGATGGACAATACAATGAATATTCGTGAACAAGTTTTAACAGAAATAAATCAACTACCCCAAGAGAAATTAAATTTAGTTTTGGAATTTGTCAATACTCTAAAATATAGCAATGGCAATAGAAAAGAAGAAATAACAAAAGATCCTCTAGCAAAGTTTATTGGAGCCGTTAGCCAAGGAGACATAGCAAATAATCTGGATGAAGATTTATATGAGTAATTCTTTGTTTATTGACACTTGGGGATGGCTGACTCTCAATGATCAAAAAGAAACCTTACATAAAGAAACAGTTAACTGTTATCGTCAATGTTTAAAACAGCAATGGACTTTTGTTACTAGCGATTATGTTTTAGATGAAACATTTACTTTATTTTTTAAAAGACTTAGTCGTTATCAAGCCCAGAAATCATCTCAGGCACTATTAGATAGTTTTCAAGAGGATAATTTTCGGTTAATTAACGTTAATCAAGAACGATTTTATCAGACAGTAAAACTAAGAAACCAATATTTGGATAAACCTCGTATTTCTTTTACCGATTTATCTTCAATGGTAATAATGCGGGAATTTAACATCATCCACATCTTAACCAATGACTCCCATTTTGAGCAAGTAGGAATGGGGTTTATTCATCTGCCTTTAGAATAACTTGAGAGTGTTTATGTATTGCGCCCCCCAAACTTGGGGGGCAGGGGGGGTATGAGGGCGTTGGTTTTGCCCCGCAAATCCCCCAAACTTGAGGGTCAGGGGGGGCATGAGAGCGTTGGTTTTGCCCCGCAAATCCCCCAATAAGGGTCAGGGAAGGCATCGGAGCGTTGGGTTTGCCCCCTAAATCCCCCAATACTGGGGGACTTTGATGGTTTAAGACGATCTTGTTAATAGATTAAAGGGCGATCGCACTTAGAATAATTTGAGAGTATTTATGTATTACTCCCCCCAAACTTGGGGGGCAGGGGGGGCATTAGGGCGTTGGGTTTGCCTCCTAAATCCCCCAAACTTGGGGGGCAGGGGGGCATCAGAGCGGTGGGTTTGCCCCCTAAATCCCCCAATTCTGGGGGGCAGGGGGGGCATCGGAGGGGTTTGCCCCCTAAATCCCTACCCCTCTGCTTATACATATAACAGTAAGATGAGAGTTATGGCTGTTAGGGGAAAACCAAAGCGAAAGTGTTCCCAAAATGAAAGATTATAACCCTCAGATTTAGCCGCTTCCACCATGATTAAATTAGCCACGGAACCAAATAGGGTTAAATTACCTGCAAGGGTGGCACTGGAGGCGAGTAAAATCCAATTTTGGGGATTGTCTACCATAAAGTCTTTGATCAGTAAAACCGTAGGCACATTGGAGATGAGATTGGAAAGGATGGCGGTGACGGTAACTAAACCCCAAGGATGGGAGACGTAGGGGATGAATATATCTAGTAAATCTAAGTTTTGTACACTGCGGGTAAGGATGAATAAGCCAGAAAACATGAGTAGTAACGACCAGTTTATTTCTTGTAATACTTTTTGGGGTTTGAGGCGACGGGTAATCAGAAGTAAGGCGGCGGCGATGAAGGCACTTTCGGCAAGGGGCATTCCTATGACAAAACTGATTAACATGATAGTGGTAATGATTAATGTTTTGATCAACAGGGGTTTATGGATTTTGATGGGGGGAAGATTGGTAATGGTGAGGGGTAAGGGCGATCG
The sequence above is a segment of the Cyanobacterium stanieri PCC 7202 genome. Coding sequences within it:
- a CDS encoding transcriptional regulator/antitoxin, MazE (PFAM: SpoVT / AbrB like domain~COGs: COG2336 Growth regulator~InterPro IPR007159~KEGG: cyp:PCC8801_1200 transcriptional regulator/antitoxin, MazE~PFAM: SpoVT/AbrB domain-containing protein~SPTR: Transcriptional regulator/antitoxin, MazE), whose protein sequence is MITQKISMWGNSLGIRLPQTITQQVNLQEGELLNISIEDNKIILTPAKPKYTLEELLKNVTPEMQHDELDWGDTIGEEIW
- a CDS encoding Nucleotide binding protein PINc (TIGRFAM: putative toxin-antitoxin system toxin component, PIN family~COGs: COG1569 nucleic acid-binding protein contains PIN domain~InterPro IPR006596:IPR002850~KEGG: cyc:PCC7424_2858 nucleotide binding protein PINc~SMART: Nucleotide binding protein PINc~SPTR: Nucleotide binding protein PINc); amino-acid sequence: MIDFSIRLVLDTNILISSILAPNSIPAQVLNWGENRGIILYSHDTLSELSSVLSRTKFAKYITPKEIDGLSERIKINWHCVPIIQRVNLCRDEKDNKFIDLALNGNASYLITGDDDLLVLNPIQDVLILKPRDFWSLINLSSG
- a CDS encoding prevent-host-death family protein (PFAM: Phd_YefM~TIGRFAM: prevent-host-death family protein~InterPro IPR006442~KEGG: tmz:Tmz1t_1066 prevent-host-death family protein~SPTR: Prevent-host-death family protein;~TIGRFAM: prevent-host-death family protein) yields the protein MRFVSATEAKQTFGNIINQAQREPITIQKQNRDVAVIMSMEDYQRITSINLQEFQQFRADIGNRALEKGLTEDKLQELLVDD
- a CDS encoding transposase, IS605 OrfB family (PFAM: Helix-turn-helix domain; Putative transposase DNA-binding domain; Probable transposase~TIGRFAM: transposase, IS605 OrfB family, central region~COGs: COG0675 Transposase and inactivated derivatives~InterPro IPR001959:IPR010095~KEGG: ana:all4675 transposase~PFAM: transposase IS891/IS1136/IS1341 family; transposase IS605 OrfB~SPTR: Transposase, IS605 OrfB;~TIGRFAM: transposase, IS605 OrfB family), coding for MNKAYKYKLKPSSYQQQMMANWLDMLRSHYNFCLRDRIESYDQVKQPKLGNYCDLRTKAECCPLTCSVSKNSNLGEPFKGDKKRSAYEIQSSELPNLKKTRSWYKQIHSTVLQQNLRKLDTAFKNFFDGRGYPKFKTRQRFKSFNYPPNQVKLKGNKIYLPSIGWMRFFQSRQIPEGFSLRSVTVRQKADGWYVSITLEDKSIPQSQPKDLDQVKSVIGVDLGIKKLLALSNGEQIKNPNFEKQLERTKTIRQRRASRKKKGSKNQKKAYQNLARIDQKIVNRRTNYQWNIAHHLTRLADVIVLEDLNIQGMSKRCKPKQDENGKYLRNSQSAKRALNRLIRDCSWGELVLKIQQVAEKFGCIVTEVNPKFTSQTCSNCGHVDSASRNKEKFVCTNCGFIADADNQASVNIGMKGLEILGISPSKLLVDNQKVTAKSELTDSSKKREKSMALVVEPSNPLQLSLFEWINGQAIGCSESPVTALA
- a CDS encoding hypothetical protein (PFAM: Ribbon-helix-helix protein, copG family~KEGG: amr:AM1_2146 hypothetical protein~SPTR: Putative uncharacterized protein) gives rise to the protein MVKKTQINLKLPEFEYRVLEDYCQRTGRSKTEILREFIRSLENSGK
- a CDS encoding hypothetical protein (PFAM: Protein of unknown function (DUF3532)~KEGG: syf:Synpcc7942_1209 hypothetical protein~SPTR: Putative uncharacterized protein); the encoded protein is MEKLHHIEKIEFHNDYLILSVDNKHYSFPLSEISQKLLNATEIERNLYRVSASGYGIHWLTLDEDLSIDGLLKLRQYDQPSALLQ
- a CDS encoding protein of unknown function DUF559 (PFAM: Protein of unknown function (DUF559)~COGs: COG2852 conserved hypothetical protein~KEGG: cyh:Cyan8802_2274 protein of unknown function DUF559~SPTR: Putative uncharacterized protein) codes for the protein MNFIRGTTPEVREAAKRLRHQLTPAEKALWERLRNKQVHGLKFRCQHPVGDFILDFYCPSIKLVIEIDGSYHDDRQEYDQCRTEKLAEHGYRVIRFKNEEVLNNIDKVIIQISRYCDDLQSLAP